The Lepus europaeus isolate LE1 chromosome 21, mLepTim1.pri, whole genome shotgun sequence genome has a window encoding:
- the PGP gene encoding glycerol-3-phosphate phosphatase — protein sequence MAEAEAGGDDARCVRLSAERAQALLADVDTLLFDCDGVLWRGETAVPGAPEALQALRAHGKRLGFITNNSSKTRAAYAEKLRRLGFGGPAGPGAGLEVFGTAYCTALYLRQRLAGAPAPKAYVLGSPALAAELEAVGVASVGVGPEPLQGDGPGDWLSAPLEPGVRAVVVGFDPHFSYMKLTKAVRYLQQPGCLLVGTNMDNRLPLENGLFIAGTGCLVRAVEMAAQRQADVIGKPSRFIFDCVSEEYGIDPERTVMVGDRLDTDILLGATCGLKTILTLTGVSTLGDVKRNQESDCVSRKKMVPDFYVDSIADLLPALQG from the exons ATGGCGGAGGCGGAGGCCGGCGGCGACGACGCCCGGTGCGTGCGGCTGAGCGCCGAGCGGGCCCAGGCGCTGCTCGCCGACGTGGACACGCTGCTGTTCGACTGCGACGGCGTGCTGTGGCGCGGCGAGACGGCCGTGCCCGGCGCGCCCGAGGCCCTGCAGGCGCTGCGGGCCCACGGCAAGCGCCTGGGCTTCATCACCAACAACAGCAGCAAGACCCGCGCGGCCTACGCCGAGAAGCTGCGGCGCCTGGGCTTCGGCGGCCCGGCGGGGCCCGGCGCCGGCCTGGAGGTCTTCGGCACGGCCTACTGCACGGCGCTCTACCTGCGCCAGCGCCTGGCGGGCGCGCCGGCCCCCAAAGCCTACGTGCTGGGCAGCCCGGCCCTGGCCGCCGAGCTGGAGGCCGTGGGCGTCGCCAGCGTGGGCGTGGGGCCCGAGCCGCTGCAGGGCGACGGCCCCGGCGACTGGCTGTCCGCGCCGCTGGAGCCCGGCGTGCGCGCCGTGGTGGTGGGCTTCGACCCGCACTTCAGCTACATGAAGCTCACCAAGGCCGTGCGCTACCTGCAGCAGCCCGGCTGCCTGCTCGTGGGCACCAACATGGACAACCGGCTGCCGCTGGAGAACGGCCTCTTCATCGCGG GTACCGGCTGCCTGGTCCGAGCCGTGGAGATGGCCGCGCAGCGCCAGGCCGACGTCATAGGGAAGCCCAGCCGCTTCATCTTCGACTGCGTGTCCGAGGAGTACGGCATCGACCCGGAACGCACCGTCATGGTGGGCGACCGCCTGGACACCGACATCCTGCTGGGCGCCACGTGCGGCCTGAAGACCATCCTCACCCTCACGGGCGTCTCCACGCTGGGGGATGTGAAGCGGAATCAGGAAAGTGACTGCGTGTCTAGGAAGAAGATGGTCCCCGACTTCTACGTGGACAGCATAGCCGACCTCTTGCCCGCCCTTCAGGGTTAA
- the E4F1 gene encoding transcription factor E4F1 isoform X1, with protein sequence MEGAMAVRVTAAHTAEARAEAGREAGEGGVAAAAAALAPGGFLGLPAPFSEEDEDDVHRCGRCQAEFTALEDFVQHKIQKACQRPPPEALPATPATAALLGQEVVPAAAGPAEPITVAHIVVEAASLAGDIRHAPDLVGGGHIKEVIVATEAEPGDSAMAEAAPGSRSPQELRLAGEGEQAQVRLLVDKDGRYVCVLCHKTFKTGSILKAHMVTHSSHKDHECKLCGASFRTKGSLIRHHRRHTDERPYKCAKCGKSFRESGALTRHLKSLTPCTEKIRFSMVSKEDAPAGSSASTVGTAAPSSVTEEPVETSPVIHLVTDAKGTVIHEVHVQMQELPLGMKALAPEPPGPEELPGPGEGSRENLLHQAMQNSGIVLERVAGEEGPLDPAPPARPSPQPLGDGPSELPLLAVEQMETVGTQVASEASAVPKTHPCPQCSETFPTAATLEAHKRGHAGPRPFTCVQCGKAFPKAYLLKKHQEVHVHERRFRCGDCGKLYKTIAHVRGHRRVHSDERPYPCPECGKRYKTKNAQQVHFRTHLEEKPHVCQFCSRGFREKGSLVRHVRHHTGEKPFKCYKCGRGFAEHGTLNRHLRTKGGCLLEVEELLVSEESPAAAAAVLAEDPHTVLVEFSSVVADTQEYIIEATAGDAETSEATEIIEGTQTEVDSHIMKVVQQIVHQASAGHQIIVQNVTMDQEAALGPEAAAADTITIATPESLTEQVAMTLASAISEGTVLAARTGTGGSEQATVTMVSSEDIEILEHGGELVIASPEGQLEVQTVIV encoded by the exons ATGGAGGGCGCGATGGCAGTGCGGGTGACGGCCGCTCATACGGCAGAAGCCCGGGCCGAAGCCGGGAGGGAAGCGGGCGAGGGCGGGGtcgcggcggcggcagcggcctTGGCCCCCGGCGGCTTCCTCGGCCTTCCGGCGCCCTTCAGCGAGGAAG ATGAGGACGACGTGCACAGGTGTGGCCGCTGCCAGGCCGAGTTCACTGCCTTGGAGGACTTCGTGCAGCACAAGATCCAGAAGGCATGCCAGCGGCCCCCCCCGGAGGCCCTGCCGGCCACCCCTGCCACCGCGGCGCTGCTGGGCCAGGAG GTGGTGCCAGCGGCGGCAGGCCCAGCGGAGCCCATCACCGTGGCCCACATCGTGGTGGAGGCAGCGTCCCTGGCAGGGGACATCAGACATGCACCCGACCTCGTGG GTGGCGGGCACATCAAAGAGGTCATCGTGGCTACTGAGGCGGAGCCAGGGGACAGTGCGATGGCGGAGGCGGCCCCGGGCAGCCGGAGCCCTCAGGAGCTGAGGCTTGCTGGGGAGGGCGAGCAGGCCCAGGTCAGACTGCTGGTGGACAAGGATGGCCGCTACGTGTGCGTGCTCTGCCACAAGACCTTCAAGACG GGCAGCATCCTCAAGGCCCACATGGTCACCCACAGCAGCCACAAGGACCACGAGTGCAAGCTCTGCGGGGCCTCCTTCCGGACCAAGGGCTCGCTCATCCGGCACCACCGGCGCCACACAG ACGAGCGCCCCTACAAGTGTGCTAAGTGCGGGAAGAGCTTCCGGGAGTCGGGCGCACTGACCCGGCACCTCAAGTCTCTGACCCCGTGCACGGAGAAGATCCGCTTCAGCATGGTCAGCAAGGAGGACGCGCCTGCAG GGTCCAGCGCCTCCACCGTGGGGACGGCTGCACCGTCCTCGGTGACGGAGGAGCCCGTGGAGACGTCGCCCGTGATTCATCTGGTGACAGACGCCAAGGGCACCGTCATCCACGAAGTCCACGTGCAGATGCAGGAGCTGCCCCTGGGCATGAAGGCCTTGGCCCCAGAG CCCCCGGGCCCTGAGGAGCTCCCCGGTCCCGGCGAGGGCAGCCGGgagaacctgctgcaccaggccATGCAGAACTCGGGCATTGTCCTGGAGCGGgtcgctggggaggaggggcccttggacccagcccctcctgccaGGCCCAGTCCACAGCCCCTGGGAGACGGCCCCTCGGAACTGCCACTGCTGGCGGTGGAGCAGATGGAGACAGTAGGGACA CAGGTGGCCAGCGAGGCCTCAGCTGTGCCCAAGACCCACCCGTGCCCTCAGTGCAGCGAGACCTTCCCGACGGCAGCCACCCTGGAAGCCCACAAAAGGGGCCATGCAG GGCCGAGGCCGTTCACCTGCGTGCAGTGTGGCAAGGCCTTCCCCAAGGCCTACCTGCTCAAGAAGCACCAGGAGGTGCACGTGCACGAGCGCCGCTTCCGCTGCGGGGACTGTGGGAAGCTGTACAAGACCATCGCCCACGTGCGTGGCCACCGGCGCGTCCACTCGGATGAGCGGCCCTACCCCTGTCCCGAGTGCGGCAAGCGCTACAAGACCAAG AATGCCCAGCAGGTGCACTTCCGGACACACCTGGAGGAGAAGCCGCACGTGTGCCAGTTCTGCAGCCGCGGCTTCCGGGAGAAGGGCTCTCTGGTGCGGCACGTGCGGCACCACACGGGCGAGAAGCCCTTCAAGTGCTACAAGTGTGGCCGTGGCTTTGCGGAGCACGGCACGCTCAACCGGCACCTGCGCACCAAAG GGGGCTGCCTgctggaggtggaggagctgCTGGTGTCGGAGGAGAgccccgccgcggccgccgccgtcCTGGCTGAGGACCCGCACACTGTGCTGGTGGAGTTCTCCTCCGTGGTGGCTGACACCCAGGAGTACATCATTgag GCCACCGCAGGGGATGCAGAGACCAGCGAAGCCACGGAGATCATCGAGGGCACCCAGACAGAG GTGGACAGCCACATCATGAAAGTGGTACAGCAGATCGTGCACCAGGCCAGCGCCGGGCACCAGATCATCGTGCAGAACGTGACCATGGACCAAGAGGCGGCGCTGGGTCCCGAGGCGGCTGCGGCAGACACCATTACCATCGCCACCCCCGAGAGCCTGACGGAACAGGTGGCCATGACGCTGGCTTCGGCCATCAGCGAGGGCACAGTGCTTGCAGCACGCACGGGTACAGGCGGCTCGGAGCAGGCCACTGTGACCATGGTGTCCTCGGAGGACATCGAGATCCTGGAGCACGGCGGCGAGTTGGTCATCGCCTCACCAGAGGGCCAGCTCGAGGTGCAGACGGTCATCGTCTAG
- the E4F1 gene encoding transcription factor E4F1 isoform X2 produces MEGAMAVRVTAAHTAEARAEAGREAGEGGVAAAAAALAPGGFLGLPAPFSEEDEDDVHRCGRCQAEFTALEDFVQHKIQKACQRPPPEALPATPATAALLGQEVVPAAAGPAEPITVAHIVVEAASLAGDIRHAPDLVGGGHIKEVIVATEAEPGDSAMAEAAPGSRSPQELRLAGEGEQAQVRLLVDKDGRYVCVLCHKTFKTGSILKAHMVTHSSHKDHECKLCGASFRTKGSLIRHHRRHTDERPYKCAKCGKSFRESGALTRHLKSLTPCTEKIRFSMVSKEDAPAGSSASTVGTAAPSSVTEEPVETSPVIHLVTDAKGTVIHEVHVQMQELPLGMKALAPEPPGPEELPGPGEGSRENLLHQAMQNSGIVLERVAGEEGPLDPAPPARPSPQPLGDGPSELPLLAVEQMETVGTVASEASAVPKTHPCPQCSETFPTAATLEAHKRGHAGPRPFTCVQCGKAFPKAYLLKKHQEVHVHERRFRCGDCGKLYKTIAHVRGHRRVHSDERPYPCPECGKRYKTKNAQQVHFRTHLEEKPHVCQFCSRGFREKGSLVRHVRHHTGEKPFKCYKCGRGFAEHGTLNRHLRTKGGCLLEVEELLVSEESPAAAAAVLAEDPHTVLVEFSSVVADTQEYIIEATAGDAETSEATEIIEGTQTEVDSHIMKVVQQIVHQASAGHQIIVQNVTMDQEAALGPEAAAADTITIATPESLTEQVAMTLASAISEGTVLAARTGTGGSEQATVTMVSSEDIEILEHGGELVIASPEGQLEVQTVIV; encoded by the exons ATGGAGGGCGCGATGGCAGTGCGGGTGACGGCCGCTCATACGGCAGAAGCCCGGGCCGAAGCCGGGAGGGAAGCGGGCGAGGGCGGGGtcgcggcggcggcagcggcctTGGCCCCCGGCGGCTTCCTCGGCCTTCCGGCGCCCTTCAGCGAGGAAG ATGAGGACGACGTGCACAGGTGTGGCCGCTGCCAGGCCGAGTTCACTGCCTTGGAGGACTTCGTGCAGCACAAGATCCAGAAGGCATGCCAGCGGCCCCCCCCGGAGGCCCTGCCGGCCACCCCTGCCACCGCGGCGCTGCTGGGCCAGGAG GTGGTGCCAGCGGCGGCAGGCCCAGCGGAGCCCATCACCGTGGCCCACATCGTGGTGGAGGCAGCGTCCCTGGCAGGGGACATCAGACATGCACCCGACCTCGTGG GTGGCGGGCACATCAAAGAGGTCATCGTGGCTACTGAGGCGGAGCCAGGGGACAGTGCGATGGCGGAGGCGGCCCCGGGCAGCCGGAGCCCTCAGGAGCTGAGGCTTGCTGGGGAGGGCGAGCAGGCCCAGGTCAGACTGCTGGTGGACAAGGATGGCCGCTACGTGTGCGTGCTCTGCCACAAGACCTTCAAGACG GGCAGCATCCTCAAGGCCCACATGGTCACCCACAGCAGCCACAAGGACCACGAGTGCAAGCTCTGCGGGGCCTCCTTCCGGACCAAGGGCTCGCTCATCCGGCACCACCGGCGCCACACAG ACGAGCGCCCCTACAAGTGTGCTAAGTGCGGGAAGAGCTTCCGGGAGTCGGGCGCACTGACCCGGCACCTCAAGTCTCTGACCCCGTGCACGGAGAAGATCCGCTTCAGCATGGTCAGCAAGGAGGACGCGCCTGCAG GGTCCAGCGCCTCCACCGTGGGGACGGCTGCACCGTCCTCGGTGACGGAGGAGCCCGTGGAGACGTCGCCCGTGATTCATCTGGTGACAGACGCCAAGGGCACCGTCATCCACGAAGTCCACGTGCAGATGCAGGAGCTGCCCCTGGGCATGAAGGCCTTGGCCCCAGAG CCCCCGGGCCCTGAGGAGCTCCCCGGTCCCGGCGAGGGCAGCCGGgagaacctgctgcaccaggccATGCAGAACTCGGGCATTGTCCTGGAGCGGgtcgctggggaggaggggcccttggacccagcccctcctgccaGGCCCAGTCCACAGCCCCTGGGAGACGGCCCCTCGGAACTGCCACTGCTGGCGGTGGAGCAGATGGAGACAGTAGGGACA GTGGCCAGCGAGGCCTCAGCTGTGCCCAAGACCCACCCGTGCCCTCAGTGCAGCGAGACCTTCCCGACGGCAGCCACCCTGGAAGCCCACAAAAGGGGCCATGCAG GGCCGAGGCCGTTCACCTGCGTGCAGTGTGGCAAGGCCTTCCCCAAGGCCTACCTGCTCAAGAAGCACCAGGAGGTGCACGTGCACGAGCGCCGCTTCCGCTGCGGGGACTGTGGGAAGCTGTACAAGACCATCGCCCACGTGCGTGGCCACCGGCGCGTCCACTCGGATGAGCGGCCCTACCCCTGTCCCGAGTGCGGCAAGCGCTACAAGACCAAG AATGCCCAGCAGGTGCACTTCCGGACACACCTGGAGGAGAAGCCGCACGTGTGCCAGTTCTGCAGCCGCGGCTTCCGGGAGAAGGGCTCTCTGGTGCGGCACGTGCGGCACCACACGGGCGAGAAGCCCTTCAAGTGCTACAAGTGTGGCCGTGGCTTTGCGGAGCACGGCACGCTCAACCGGCACCTGCGCACCAAAG GGGGCTGCCTgctggaggtggaggagctgCTGGTGTCGGAGGAGAgccccgccgcggccgccgccgtcCTGGCTGAGGACCCGCACACTGTGCTGGTGGAGTTCTCCTCCGTGGTGGCTGACACCCAGGAGTACATCATTgag GCCACCGCAGGGGATGCAGAGACCAGCGAAGCCACGGAGATCATCGAGGGCACCCAGACAGAG GTGGACAGCCACATCATGAAAGTGGTACAGCAGATCGTGCACCAGGCCAGCGCCGGGCACCAGATCATCGTGCAGAACGTGACCATGGACCAAGAGGCGGCGCTGGGTCCCGAGGCGGCTGCGGCAGACACCATTACCATCGCCACCCCCGAGAGCCTGACGGAACAGGTGGCCATGACGCTGGCTTCGGCCATCAGCGAGGGCACAGTGCTTGCAGCACGCACGGGTACAGGCGGCTCGGAGCAGGCCACTGTGACCATGGTGTCCTCGGAGGACATCGAGATCCTGGAGCACGGCGGCGAGTTGGTCATCGCCTCACCAGAGGGCCAGCTCGAGGTGCAGACGGTCATCGTCTAG
- the DNASE1L2 gene encoding LOW QUALITY PROTEIN: deoxyribonuclease-1-like 2 (The sequence of the model RefSeq protein was modified relative to this genomic sequence to represent the inferred CDS: deleted 1 base in 1 codon), translating into MAGPQALLALLWALAAAGATALRIGAFNIQSFGDSKVSDPACGSVIAQILAGYDVALVQEVRDPDLSAVSALMEQIHSVSKHEYGFVSSKPLGRDQYKEMYLFVYRKDVVSVVDTYQYPDPEDAFSREPFVVKFSAPGSGEAGSAPVPAPRPRRQADAPTLHPAAARELVLIPLHAAPHQAVAEIDALYDVYLDVIDKWGSDDMLFLGDFNADCSYVRAQDWASIRLRSSEVFKWLIPDSADTTVGNSDCAYDRIVACGTRLRRSLKPQSAAVHDFQEEFGLDQTQALAISDHFPVEVTLKSR; encoded by the exons ATGGCcgggccccaggccctgctggcttTGCTCTGGGCGCTGGCAGCTGCCGGGGCCACGGCTCTGCGCATCGGAGCCTTCAACATCCAGAGTTTTGGCGACAGCAAAGTGTCGGACCCGGCCTGCGGCAGTGTCATCGCCCAG ATCCTGGCTGGGTATGACGTGGCCCTGGTGCAGGAGGTGCGGGACCCGGACCTGAGTGCCGTGTCCGCGCTCATGGAGCAGATCCACAG CGTGTCCAAGCATGAGTACGGCTTTGTGAGCAGCAAGCCGCTGGGCCGGGACCAGTACAAGGAGATGTACCTGTTTGTCTACAG GAAGGATGTGGTGTCCGTGGTAGACACGTACCAGTACCCAGACCCGGAGGACGCCTTCAGCCGTGAGCCTTTCGTGGTCAAGTTCTCGGCCCCTGGCTCCGGTGAGGCTGGCTCTGCCCCA gtccccgcccccaggccccggcGTCAGGCTGACGCTCCTACCCTACACCCCGCAGCTGCCCGGGAGCTGGTGCTGATCCCGCTGCACGCCGCCCCGCACCAGGCCGTGGCCGAGATCGACGCCCTCTATGACGTGTACCTGGACGTGATCGACAAGTGGGGCTCGGAT GACATGCTGTTCCTGGGCGACTTCAACGCCGACTGCAGCTACGTGCGGGCGCAGGACTGGGCCTCCATCCGCCTGCGCAGCAGCGAGGTCTTCAAGTGGCTCATCCCGGACAGCGCGGACACCACCGTGGGCAACTCGGACTGTGCCTATGACCGCATCGTGGCCTGCGGCACCCGCCTGCGCAGGAGCCTGAAGCCCCAGTCGGCTGCCGTGCATGACTTCCAAGAGGAATTCGGCCTGGACCAGACCCAG GCTCTGGCCATCAGCGACCACTTTCCTGTGGAGGTGACCCTCAAGTCCCGctga